In Xiphophorus maculatus strain JP 163 A chromosome 15, X_maculatus-5.0-male, whole genome shotgun sequence, the following are encoded in one genomic region:
- the LOC111611344 gene encoding G2/M phase-specific E3 ubiquitin-protein ligase-like, whose protein sequence is MSSEGQNHFYRNYTNVYAPIIVDSDSEPDEYVMQFPEQSTDNVTAADIISELSAMITSSSLSRFNINRASVWDGALRGFKRASFNPFNDIFVKFTDDEGQAEDGVDNGGPKREFLSLLMNCLRTRRVFDGPEERKFITFDSEGPGPQFLSEKLYQHLTGTSTNTEGKIEDITDNTMRASLIEISSAGTLTELHQSVERHASILQTAGCLQFPVTVDDKLKIVKEFIDWYIIYRNHFSIQRFKDGLSTLNFQNALEQHASVFRPFMCARVEQLTSKILEEIFEVQLSEKGSSRRHEETRVLGFWRDFLLDTEEQKTGLSLQDILMFATGLNTLPPSSILPPPKLIFQATSRFPVSSTCSNTIKIPMSKTYHQFKEDMDFGIQNSPGFGLY, encoded by the exons ATGTCCTCAGAGGGCCAGAACCACTTCTATCG CAACTACACAAATGTGTACGCACCAATAATTGTTGACAGCGACTCTGAGCCGGATGAATATGTGATGCAGTTCCCTGAGCAAAG TACAGACAACGTGACTGCTGCAGACATCATTTCAGAGCTCTCGGCAATGATCACGTCATCATCTCTCAGCCGCTTTAACATAAACAGAGCCAGTGTATGGGATGGAGCACTGAGAGGTTTCAAGCGGGCTTCTTTCAACCCTTTCAATGACATATTTGTAAAATTCACCGATGACGAGGGACAGGCAGAAGACGGCGTTGATAACGGTGGTCCCAAGCGCGAGTTTCTAAGCCTTTTAATGAACTGCTTAAGGACTCGAAGAGTCTTTGATGGGCCAGAAGAAAGGAAATTTATCACTTTTGACAGTGAAG GTCCAGGTCCTCAATTCTTATCTGAGAAGCTCTACCAGCACCTCACAGGAACATCAACAAATACAGAAGGAAAGATAGAAGACATCACTGACAACACCATGAGGGCTTCTTTGATTGAG ATATCCAGTGCAGGTACATTGACTGAACTACACCAGTCAGTTGAAAGACATGCAAGCATCTTGCAAACTGCTGGCTGCTTGCAGTTCCCTGTGACTGTTGATGACAAATTGAAAATTGTAAAGGAGTTCATTGATTGGTACATCATTTACCGCAACCATTTCTCTATTCAAAG ATTCAAGGATGGCCTTTCAACACTGAACTTCCAGAATGCTTTGGAGCAGCATGCTTCCGTCTTCAGGCCATTTATGTGTGCAAGAGTGGAACAGCTGACATCCAAAATATTGGAGGAAATATTTGAGGTTCAGCTCAGTGAAAAGGGTAGCAGCAGACGACATGAGGAAACAAGAGTGCTAGGATTCTGGAGAGACTTTCTCCTTGACACAGAAG AACAAAAAACGGGTCTCTCTCTCCAGGACATCCTGATGTTTGCCACCGGCTTGAACACACTACCTCCATCTTCAATTCTGCCACCACCAAAACTGATCTTTCAGGCCACTTCTCGTTTTCCTGTCAGTAGCACCTGCTCCAACACTATCAAAATACCAATGTCCAAGACGTATCATCAGTTTAAAGAAGACATGGACTTTGGGATTCAAAACTCCCCTGGGTTTGGGCTTTATTAA